A region from the Phycisphaerales bacterium genome encodes:
- a CDS encoding MgtC/SapB family protein, giving the protein MDGLSAFEIAVRLGAAAGLGALVGLERERKHRPAGFRTMILISLGSAGYVIVGLEAIHAMAKSLADAGLTSATSNAQGRLLGQAEISRVIQGLIGGIGFLGAGAVIQNKKAVRGLTTAAAVWVTAAIGAGCGLGFYKLAGILGVGTLFTLIILEYVEEHYFPDPETLESRNGTNVQRIVIDEDGRPLDPKE; this is encoded by the coding sequence ATGGACGGACTCTCTGCATTCGAGATCGCGGTGCGACTGGGGGCGGCCGCGGGACTGGGCGCACTCGTCGGGCTCGAACGGGAACGCAAGCACCGGCCCGCCGGGTTTCGGACGATGATCCTGATCTCGCTGGGATCGGCCGGGTATGTGATCGTGGGCCTTGAGGCAATCCACGCGATGGCGAAGTCGCTCGCGGACGCCGGCTTGACCAGCGCCACCAGCAATGCGCAAGGGCGTCTGTTGGGTCAGGCGGAGATCAGCCGCGTGATCCAGGGATTGATCGGAGGGATCGGGTTTCTGGGCGCGGGGGCGGTGATCCAGAACAAGAAGGCCGTGCGCGGGCTGACGACGGCGGCGGCGGTGTGGGTGACGGCGGCGATCGGGGCGGGGTGCGGGTTGGGCTTTTACAAACTCGCGGGCATCCTTGGTGTGGGGACGCTCTTCACGCTGATCATCCTCGAGTATGTCGAGGAGCACTACTTCCCTGATCCTGAGACGCTCGAGTCGCGCAACGGGACGAACGTGCAGCGGATCGTGATCGATGAGGATGGACGGCCACTTGATCCCAAGGAGTGA
- a CDS encoding ABC transporter permease: protein MIRIALRMLVGDPIKWMGVVLGVFFCTFLIAHLLSMFNAMLQRTYATISDIPQAQVWVMDPATEYVDETAGLPPTALDRVRSVRGVEWAVPLTLAGVRARLPNGLFRPVTIVGVDDATLLGAPDSIRGGTPADLRISDAVIIDDASAATLLPMPLHAATRTPGWNMPDFDVPTRPLDVGDEVLLNDHRLRVVGIATLTPRFLSRATAYVTYTHALSIIPPQRNTLSYVLVKVQPGESPMALAARIQERTGLRALDAATFSQVTRNYFVRVSGVVSRIGFMVGIGVVVGACVSGLLLFLFTNENARYYATFKALGAESKTIVLMVVAQALLSGVVGYGLGVGASSLIGLTVKSPAMPYHLTAWTLGFTAVTVLFVTVASAALSAMKVIRLTPARVFAGT from the coding sequence ATGATCCGCATCGCCCTCCGCATGCTCGTTGGAGACCCCATCAAGTGGATGGGCGTGGTCCTCGGCGTCTTCTTCTGCACCTTTCTCATCGCGCATCTGCTCTCGATGTTCAACGCGATGCTGCAGCGGACCTACGCGACGATCTCCGACATCCCCCAGGCCCAGGTCTGGGTCATGGACCCCGCGACCGAGTATGTGGACGAGACCGCCGGCCTGCCGCCGACCGCGCTCGACCGGGTGCGGAGCGTGCGCGGCGTGGAGTGGGCCGTGCCCCTCACCCTCGCGGGTGTGCGGGCGCGGCTGCCCAATGGCCTCTTCCGCCCCGTCACGATCGTCGGCGTCGACGACGCGACGCTCCTGGGCGCGCCCGACTCGATCCGTGGCGGCACGCCTGCCGACCTGCGCATCAGCGATGCCGTCATCATCGACGACGCCTCGGCGGCGACGCTCCTCCCCATGCCGCTGCACGCCGCCACGCGCACGCCCGGTTGGAACATGCCCGACTTCGACGTCCCCACGCGCCCGCTCGATGTGGGCGATGAGGTCCTGCTCAATGACCATCGCCTCCGCGTCGTGGGCATCGCGACGCTCACGCCTCGCTTCCTCTCGCGGGCGACGGCGTACGTCACCTACACGCACGCGCTCTCCATCATCCCGCCCCAGCGCAACACGCTCTCGTACGTGCTCGTCAAGGTCCAGCCCGGCGAGAGCCCAATGGCGCTCGCCGCGAGGATCCAGGAACGAACGGGTTTGCGAGCCCTTGATGCCGCGACCTTCTCGCAGGTCACGCGGAACTACTTTGTCCGCGTCAGCGGCGTGGTCTCGCGGATCGGCTTCATGGTCGGCATCGGCGTGGTCGTCGGCGCATGCGTCAGCGGGCTGCTGCTCTTTCTTTTCACCAACGAGAACGCGCGGTACTACGCGACGTTCAAGGCCTTGGGCGCTGAGAGCAAGACGATCGTGCTCATGGTCGTCGCCCAGGCGCTCCTCTCGGGTGTGGTGGGGTATGGGCTGGGCGTCGGCGCGTCGTCGCTCATCGGGCTGACGGTGAAGTCCCCCGCGATGCCGTATCACCTGACGGCGTGGACCCTCGGGTTCACGGCGGTCACCGTGCTCTTTGTCACAGTCGCGTCGGCGGCCCTGAGCGCGATGAAGGTCATCCGCCTCACGCCGGCACGCGTCTTCGCGGGCACCTGA
- a CDS encoding tetratricopeptide repeat protein, translating to MDPASPSPDGAAHNAHFDAEANDRFREALAEPTDNADEALAREAVSRAVAGADAGDLSRAATHFEESVNLTRDERVLFLGFQFAFRTSRLELAERFARRRIDVAANDSAVAARAWSNLGLVLHARGAWDQSEQAQHRALEIDRRIGNLEGVARDLGNLALVPESRGDLDEAERLNLESLEIAERLGASSIIATKLANLGDIAHAKGRHAEARERWTRAAALFRELGKSAWLRDYERKIASLDAENRS from the coding sequence GTGGATCCTGCATCCCCATCACCCGATGGCGCCGCACACAACGCGCACTTCGACGCCGAGGCGAACGACAGGTTTCGCGAGGCTCTCGCCGAGCCGACCGACAACGCCGATGAGGCCCTCGCTCGCGAGGCTGTCTCTCGTGCCGTCGCGGGCGCCGACGCCGGTGACCTGAGCCGTGCCGCGACGCACTTCGAGGAGTCTGTCAACCTGACCCGCGACGAGCGGGTGCTGTTTCTCGGCTTTCAGTTCGCGTTCCGGACGTCTCGACTGGAACTCGCCGAGCGTTTCGCGCGTCGGAGGATCGACGTCGCTGCGAACGATTCCGCCGTGGCCGCTCGGGCGTGGTCGAATCTCGGTCTCGTCCTCCACGCGCGCGGTGCATGGGACCAGAGCGAGCAGGCCCAGCATCGTGCGCTCGAGATCGATCGGCGGATCGGAAATCTCGAGGGCGTGGCCCGCGATCTGGGGAATCTCGCGCTCGTGCCCGAATCGCGAGGCGATCTCGACGAGGCCGAGCGGCTGAACCTCGAATCGCTCGAGATCGCCGAGCGATTGGGGGCGTCGTCAATCATCGCCACGAAACTCGCGAACCTAGGCGACATCGCCCACGCCAAGGGACGGCACGCCGAGGCGCGCGAGCGCTGGACGCGGGCCGCAGCGCTCTTCCGCGAACTCGGAAAGAGCGCGTGGCTGCGTGACTATGAGCGGAAGATCGCCTCGCTCGATGCCGAGAATCGGTCTTAG
- a CDS encoding Hsp70 family protein — MGTSESTTPRHDPIVGIDLGTTNSLVAIWDDSGPHVLLDESGEAILPSVVRYSRSTDGSWDEVVGRAARHSGDETGRPSVTISSVKRLMGRSLDDATGDLPYLAYEVVRGEHNTARVALPSARNPERVVSPQEVSAAILRRLRDIASDRLGVRVRRAVVTVPAYFDDAQRQATRDAGRLAGLEVVRIVNEPTAAALAYGLSLDRSADRNTAEKSGANTVVVYDLGGGTFDVSVLELVPPMDSGPGSAPAREAYRVLSTAGDTHLGGDDFDQVIAGAVLQDAGLAPESLGADDRARVIAACERAKRDLSERSVTRIEVQLAKGPTINAEMSRARFDSLIGTLVDRTMHACRRALRDAGMLDERERPRSPEAGGPGVVVLVGGSTRVPLVRERVREYFGFEAYSAIDPDQVVALGAAVQGAILEGRHTGALLLDVIPLSLGLETAGGAVAKIIMRNSAVPARAAEMFSTSIDGQTSIKLNVLQGEREMAQDCRSLGEFHLRGIPPMPAGIPQVEVEFLVDSNGVLRVSARERRSDTRTSVQIVPNHGLSRDEIDRIERESLAHAKDDMRRHRVVDLVATSRLEIKWTRDRLDKLGAKVDSAYAGELRTLTDRLAALVDRADRDWQSVDPNELNAARQAMERASVRLHEIGVAEALRSMPPKK, encoded by the coding sequence ATGGGCACGTCCGAATCCACCACGCCTCGCCACGACCCGATCGTCGGGATCGATCTCGGCACGACCAACAGCCTTGTCGCCATCTGGGACGACTCGGGCCCGCACGTCCTCCTCGATGAATCGGGCGAGGCGATCCTGCCCAGCGTCGTGCGATATTCACGGTCCACTGATGGCTCTTGGGATGAGGTGGTTGGGCGTGCCGCGAGACATTCTGGCGACGAGACCGGCCGGCCTTCGGTCACGATTTCCAGCGTGAAACGCCTCATGGGGCGAAGCCTCGACGATGCCACGGGCGATCTGCCGTATCTCGCGTACGAAGTCGTGCGGGGCGAGCACAATACCGCGCGCGTCGCGCTCCCCTCGGCCCGTAATCCGGAGCGCGTCGTCTCGCCCCAGGAGGTCTCGGCGGCGATCCTCCGACGGCTGCGCGACATCGCGTCGGATCGGCTCGGCGTGCGCGTCCGGCGCGCGGTGGTCACCGTGCCCGCGTATTTCGACGATGCCCAGCGGCAGGCGACGCGCGACGCGGGACGCCTCGCCGGGCTGGAGGTCGTGCGCATCGTGAATGAGCCGACGGCCGCCGCCCTCGCGTATGGCCTCTCTCTCGACCGCAGCGCCGACCGCAACACCGCCGAGAAGAGTGGCGCGAACACGGTCGTGGTCTATGACCTTGGTGGCGGGACGTTCGATGTCTCTGTCCTCGAACTCGTGCCGCCGATGGATTCGGGGCCAGGCTCGGCGCCCGCGCGCGAGGCGTACCGCGTGCTCTCGACCGCGGGCGACACGCATCTGGGCGGCGACGATTTCGATCAGGTCATAGCCGGGGCCGTGCTCCAGGACGCGGGTCTCGCGCCCGAGTCGCTCGGCGCCGACGATCGGGCGCGAGTCATCGCGGCATGCGAACGAGCAAAGCGCGATCTGAGCGAACGATCGGTGACACGAATCGAGGTGCAACTCGCCAAAGGACCAACGATCAACGCCGAGATGTCGCGGGCGCGATTCGATTCGCTGATCGGGACGCTCGTGGATCGAACGATGCACGCGTGCCGCCGGGCGCTGCGTGATGCGGGGATGCTCGACGAGCGTGAGAGACCGAGATCACCCGAGGCGGGCGGGCCTGGCGTGGTGGTGCTCGTGGGCGGCTCGACGCGTGTGCCGCTGGTGCGCGAGCGTGTGCGAGAATACTTCGGGTTCGAGGCCTACTCCGCGATCGACCCGGACCAGGTCGTCGCGCTCGGGGCGGCGGTGCAGGGGGCGATCCTCGAGGGGCGGCACACGGGCGCGCTCCTGCTCGATGTCATCCCGCTCAGCCTGGGACTCGAGACCGCGGGGGGCGCGGTGGCGAAGATCATCATGCGGAACTCGGCCGTCCCTGCGCGCGCGGCCGAGATGTTCTCGACCAGCATCGACGGGCAGACCTCGATCAAACTCAACGTGCTGCAGGGCGAGCGCGAGATGGCCCAGGACTGCCGGAGCCTCGGCGAGTTCCACCTCCGCGGCATTCCGCCCATGCCCGCGGGAATCCCCCAGGTCGAGGTCGAGTTCCTCGTGGATTCCAACGGCGTCCTTCGCGTCTCGGCCCGCGAGCGCCGCAGCGACACACGCACGTCCGTCCAGATCGTGCCGAACCATGGCCTCTCTCGCGACGAGATCGATCGGATCGAGCGTGAGTCGCTCGCGCACGCGAAGGACGACATGCGCCGCCACCGCGTCGTGGACCTTGTCGCGACCTCGCGCCTCGAGATCAAATGGACGCGAGACCGGCTCGACAAACTCGGGGCCAAGGTTGATTCGGCCTATGCCGGCGAACTCCGGACGCTCACCGATCGACTCGCGGCCCTCGTGGACCGTGCCGATCGGGACTGGCAGAGCGTCGATCCCAATGAGTTGAACGCGGCCCGCCAGGCGATGGAACGAGCCAGCGTGCGCCTGCACGAGATCGGCGTGGCGGAGGCGCTGCGATCGATGCCGCCCAAGAAGTGA
- the pheT gene encoding phenylalanine--tRNA ligase subunit beta: MQTSVNWLNGLLKPGGLNPNEIIELLPHAGFPIESQTRSATKERNPDVLLDVEITSNRGDCLSHIGLAREIAAASHGRHVLTGRPHRTPGIDPTNTASLISLVNQVYTECPRFTLRVIRGVKIGPSPAWLRTLLESVGQRSINNVVDATNWLNLEWGNPCHAFDLAKLAGPAIVVRRARKGERLTTLDGKSRELAGDEVVVADAERAQGLAGVMGGADSEVTDATTDIALEVATWDPVAVRRAARRHGIRTDASHRYERLVDVRTVDDAAERVAALIVEVAGGRLCAEPLAAGPAVPAVTRIRLRAARASQILGVEVETKAIVDALAPLGIEAEPIGRGGQELAFVVPAHRPDLTLEIDLIEEIARVMGLDAIPQRETMEVRVRPPQESERRRSAIASTLCGMGFHEIVTFTFTSVEDSQAFLPTTPTGFGLVRVDDERRAHEPALRTSLVPSLLGCRRTNQNSGASGGVDVRLFEVGSVFAEAGMGSASSTIMERLNLGLVLDVPVRGKAATTSELQIGVRAMRGAIEALVGGVVGAGANVELMPASPHCGAFRDGAYAGVEIDGVRFGYVGIITDAIQKRFGLERPVVASEMGMKELLGTPTKTRPISVLPQMPSIDRDVSLIVDERLTWREVLGHVESQSPQWLEHVAFVGTYRGAQVGAGRKSLTLRCRFRDASATLRNEELDPVWHSLLDTLRARTGAEIRS, translated from the coding sequence ATGCAAACGAGTGTGAACTGGCTGAACGGGCTCTTGAAGCCGGGCGGACTCAACCCGAACGAGATCATCGAACTCCTGCCCCACGCGGGATTTCCGATCGAGAGCCAAACACGTTCCGCGACGAAAGAACGGAACCCTGACGTCCTTCTCGATGTTGAAATCACCAGCAATCGGGGCGATTGTCTGTCGCACATCGGTCTCGCGCGAGAGATTGCGGCCGCCTCGCACGGGCGACATGTGCTTACCGGACGTCCACACCGCACGCCGGGGATCGATCCGACCAACACCGCATCGCTGATCTCGCTCGTGAATCAGGTCTACACCGAATGTCCCAGATTCACACTGCGCGTGATCCGCGGCGTGAAAATCGGGCCGAGTCCAGCGTGGCTGCGAACGCTCCTCGAGAGCGTCGGGCAGCGGAGCATCAACAACGTGGTCGATGCCACGAACTGGTTGAACCTGGAGTGGGGCAACCCGTGCCACGCGTTCGATCTTGCGAAACTCGCGGGGCCGGCGATCGTGGTGCGACGCGCGCGCAAGGGCGAGCGCCTGACGACGCTCGATGGCAAATCGCGTGAACTCGCCGGCGACGAGGTGGTCGTCGCCGATGCCGAGCGGGCGCAGGGCTTGGCGGGGGTGATGGGCGGGGCGGACTCGGAGGTCACCGACGCCACGACGGACATCGCGCTCGAGGTCGCGACGTGGGATCCCGTCGCGGTCCGTCGGGCGGCACGGCGGCACGGCATCCGCACCGACGCGAGCCATCGATACGAACGGCTGGTCGATGTGCGCACGGTCGATGACGCGGCGGAGCGCGTGGCGGCGCTGATCGTGGAGGTCGCGGGCGGGCGCCTCTGTGCAGAGCCATTGGCAGCGGGTCCGGCGGTCCCGGCGGTGACACGGATTCGGCTTCGGGCCGCGCGCGCGTCACAGATCCTGGGTGTGGAAGTGGAAACGAAAGCGATCGTGGATGCGCTCGCGCCCTTGGGGATCGAGGCCGAGCCGATCGGGCGTGGCGGGCAGGAGTTGGCGTTTGTCGTGCCGGCGCATCGACCCGACCTGACGCTCGAGATCGACCTGATCGAGGAGATCGCGCGCGTGATGGGGCTGGACGCGATCCCGCAACGGGAGACGATGGAGGTTCGAGTGCGCCCGCCCCAGGAGAGCGAACGCCGACGGAGCGCGATCGCCTCGACCCTCTGCGGCATGGGATTCCACGAGATCGTGACATTCACGTTCACGAGCGTGGAGGACTCTCAGGCGTTTCTGCCGACGACGCCGACGGGATTCGGGCTGGTTCGCGTGGACGACGAGCGTCGCGCGCACGAGCCGGCGTTGCGGACGAGCCTGGTGCCGAGCCTGCTTGGATGCCGACGAACGAACCAGAACTCGGGGGCGAGCGGCGGGGTGGATGTTCGTCTCTTCGAGGTCGGGTCGGTCTTTGCCGAGGCCGGCATGGGGTCGGCGAGTTCAACGATCATGGAGCGGCTGAACCTTGGACTCGTGCTCGACGTGCCCGTGCGCGGGAAGGCCGCGACGACCAGCGAGTTGCAGATCGGCGTGCGCGCGATGCGGGGCGCCATCGAGGCGCTTGTAGGTGGTGTCGTTGGTGCCGGGGCGAATGTTGAACTGATGCCAGCCTCGCCGCATTGTGGAGCGTTTCGAGACGGCGCGTACGCGGGCGTGGAGATCGACGGCGTGCGCTTCGGCTATGTCGGCATCATTACCGACGCGATCCAGAAGCGATTCGGACTGGAGAGGCCGGTGGTCGCGAGTGAGATGGGGATGAAGGAGTTGCTCGGAACGCCGACGAAGACTCGGCCGATCTCGGTCCTGCCCCAGATGCCCTCGATCGATCGGGACGTGTCGCTGATCGTCGATGAGCGGCTGACGTGGCGCGAGGTTCTCGGACATGTGGAGTCGCAGTCGCCCCAATGGCTCGAGCACGTCGCGTTCGTGGGGACCTATCGCGGGGCGCAGGTGGGCGCGGGGCGGAAGAGCCTCACGCTGCGATGCCGATTCCGTGACGCGTCGGCGACGCTCCGCAATGAGGAACTCGACCCGGTGTGGCACTCACTTCTTGATACTTTGCGCGCGCGAACGGGGGCAGAGATCCGCTCGTAA
- a CDS encoding Fic family protein, with translation MILGQVRELDTEYRPWRKLRPIARDAGLDPVDAWAAAKFLRSSDFRAISLYTSNFGRFGYSEGRYLAESLHRIDRAFGGGGAASLEHGMLSDDAHRTRLRIRTLMDEAAESSLIEGAATTRKDAIELLRSRRDAKTKGERMVMNNFAAMQQIKQWRDRPLSPEMLRELQGILTEGTLKNPEESRRFRRLDEPVRVEHEITGEVIHTPPPAESLPGRVEALCAFANKVHKGAEFIHPIVKASILHFMIGYDHPFVDGNGRTARAVFYWYALRQGYSIFEYIPISERIRAGRSRYPQAYIDCELDEGDLTYFVLYKLDMIEQSLDALAAHIRHEEDKIKRSERLLRLSKDLSLRQRLILEHAIRHPRTTYTVKSHMNSNGITAATARKDLDDLVRRRLMTTSKRAREVLYIVVPTLQNRLQKKGL, from the coding sequence ATGATCCTGGGGCAAGTCCGAGAACTCGACACTGAATATAGACCATGGCGAAAACTGCGCCCCATCGCCAGGGATGCTGGACTCGACCCTGTTGATGCTTGGGCGGCGGCCAAGTTCCTCCGGTCGAGTGATTTCAGAGCGATCAGCCTCTACACGTCAAACTTTGGTAGATTTGGATATAGCGAAGGTCGGTATCTGGCCGAGTCGTTGCACCGCATTGACCGAGCGTTCGGCGGAGGCGGAGCCGCTTCGCTCGAGCATGGCATGCTCTCGGATGACGCCCACCGCACACGGCTGCGCATCCGCACACTCATGGACGAGGCCGCGGAGTCTTCGCTGATTGAGGGTGCCGCGACGACACGAAAGGACGCGATCGAACTGCTCCGCAGTCGACGGGATGCAAAGACCAAGGGCGAGCGCATGGTCATGAACAACTTCGCGGCAATGCAGCAAATCAAGCAGTGGCGTGACCGACCGCTGTCTCCCGAGATGCTCCGCGAGCTTCAGGGCATCCTCACGGAAGGAACACTCAAGAACCCGGAGGAATCGCGTCGATTTCGACGCCTGGACGAGCCTGTTCGTGTCGAGCACGAAATCACTGGAGAGGTCATCCACACGCCACCACCGGCAGAGAGCCTGCCCGGCCGCGTCGAGGCGCTATGCGCGTTCGCCAACAAGGTACACAAAGGTGCCGAGTTCATCCACCCCATCGTGAAGGCGTCGATCCTGCACTTCATGATCGGGTATGACCATCCCTTTGTCGATGGAAATGGTCGCACCGCACGCGCAGTGTTCTACTGGTACGCGTTAAGACAAGGATACTCGATCTTCGAGTACATCCCGATCTCCGAACGAATTCGAGCAGGCCGCTCACGATATCCGCAGGCGTACATCGACTGCGAGCTCGACGAAGGGGACCTCACCTACTTTGTACTCTACAAACTGGACATGATCGAGCAGTCCCTCGATGCACTCGCGGCACACATCCGCCACGAGGAGGACAAGATCAAGCGGAGCGAACGATTGCTTCGACTTTCCAAGGACCTCTCACTCCGTCAGCGCCTGATACTTGAACACGCGATCCGTCATCCACGCACGACATACACCGTCAAGAGCCACATGAACTCGAACGGCATCACCGCGGCAACGGCACGAAAGGACCTTGACGACCTCGTCCGTCGTCGACTCATGACCACGAGCAAGCGTGCGCGGGAGGTACTCTACATCGTTGTACCCACGCTACAGAATCGCCTCCAGAAGAAGGGCCTCTAA
- the ilvE gene encoding branched-chain-amino-acid transaminase has product MTTAARPTIAREKAAFDLPSPDLWKAETSEKPLIFVNGRMVPKSQAVVSVYDHGLLYGDGVFEGIRVYQGKIFKCQQHVDRLYRCAEKIHLNIPFPKEQMVAIQQMCIESNGLSEGYIRMIVSRGVGTLGLNPRLCPVPGVICIADQISLYPNDWYTSGMRVVVAKRPKTPVACLDPRIKSLNYLNNILAKVEAIEQGCLEAIMLSPDGWVTECTGDNIFIVKGGVLYTPPNTTGTSGSLEGITQKFVRDELVPMCGLKCVVKEMRLDEVLKAEEVFLTGSAAEIIAVTQIDHEKKEHKISASEGPITAKLRAKFREIVTGPNVPVN; this is encoded by the coding sequence ATGACGACCGCAGCACGCCCGACGATTGCCCGTGAGAAGGCCGCATTTGACCTTCCCTCGCCCGACCTGTGGAAGGCCGAGACGAGCGAGAAGCCGCTGATCTTCGTCAACGGTCGGATGGTCCCCAAGAGCCAGGCCGTGGTCTCGGTGTATGACCATGGGCTCTTGTATGGTGACGGCGTCTTCGAGGGGATCCGCGTCTATCAGGGGAAGATCTTCAAGTGCCAGCAGCACGTGGACCGGCTGTATCGCTGCGCGGAGAAGATCCACCTGAACATTCCCTTCCCCAAGGAGCAGATGGTCGCGATCCAGCAGATGTGCATCGAGTCCAACGGCTTGAGCGAGGGATACATCCGCATGATTGTCTCGCGTGGCGTGGGGACGCTGGGGTTGAATCCGAGGCTGTGCCCGGTGCCTGGCGTCATCTGCATCGCCGACCAGATCTCGCTGTATCCCAACGACTGGTACACGAGCGGGATGCGTGTGGTGGTGGCGAAGCGTCCCAAGACGCCGGTCGCGTGCCTTGATCCTCGGATCAAGAGCCTGAATTACCTCAACAACATCCTCGCGAAGGTCGAAGCGATCGAGCAGGGGTGCCTTGAGGCGATAATGCTCTCGCCCGATGGCTGGGTCACCGAGTGCACAGGCGACAACATCTTCATCGTGAAGGGTGGCGTGCTGTACACGCCGCCGAACACGACGGGGACGTCCGGCTCGCTGGAGGGGATCACGCAGAAGTTCGTGCGTGATGAACTCGTGCCGATGTGCGGCTTGAAGTGCGTGGTGAAGGAGATGCGCCTGGACGAGGTGCTGAAGGCCGAAGAGGTCTTCCTGACCGGGTCGGCGGCGGAGATCATCGCGGTCACGCAGATCGACCACGAGAAGAAGGAACACAAGATCAGCGCCAGCGAGGGCCCGATCACGGCGAAACTGCGGGCGAAGTTCCGCGAGATCGTCACGGGGCCGAACGTGCCGGTGAACTAG
- a CDS encoding DVUA0089 family protein: MRLPLAAVLVSQILASGSALAQPTSIDLGDISSSQGDAIPISVVSPGQIQWYRLAVSVEFSLSTERQLTISTTGITGSDLDDTEIGLYRSTGQLVASDDDDGIDRFSQLRFGGVVSAGPDGPLDIGTYYLAVGGYNMSFAPNFGASSTSLNTGPFTLRINADGIPIIVWNEVSGEQPAGETLETAQIPLGAGPLRGIMGTLGPNQADVYKINICSPIDFAATTVGYTTLDTQLYLFDENGMGVTFNDDASSSQSLLTNQFVTEPGNYYLAISELDRDPSSATGPIWLDDPFDIERAPDGPGAAGALNSWASDFSGSGGSYIIRLFGTCFPTTTPECVADVDDGNGTGTPDGAVTIDDLLYYISIFQQGASSADVDDGTGTGVHDGAVTIDDLLYYLVRFQDGC; the protein is encoded by the coding sequence ATGCGACTCCCGCTTGCCGCCGTGCTTGTCTCTCAGATCCTCGCCTCCGGTTCGGCGCTCGCCCAGCCCACGTCGATCGATCTCGGCGACATCTCCTCGAGCCAGGGCGACGCCATTCCCATCAGCGTGGTCTCGCCCGGGCAGATCCAGTGGTACCGCCTCGCGGTCTCCGTGGAGTTCTCCCTCTCCACCGAGCGTCAACTCACGATCTCCACCACGGGCATCACCGGGAGCGACCTCGACGACACCGAGATCGGGCTCTATCGCTCCACCGGCCAGCTCGTCGCCAGCGACGATGACGATGGCATCGATCGCTTCTCCCAACTGCGTTTCGGCGGCGTGGTCTCCGCCGGCCCCGATGGGCCGCTCGACATCGGGACGTACTACCTCGCCGTCGGCGGGTACAACATGTCCTTCGCCCCGAACTTCGGCGCCTCCTCCACATCACTCAACACAGGCCCGTTCACGCTCCGCATCAACGCCGATGGCATCCCCATCATCGTCTGGAACGAGGTCTCCGGAGAGCAACCCGCCGGCGAGACGCTCGAGACCGCCCAGATTCCCCTCGGCGCCGGCCCGCTCCGCGGCATCATGGGCACACTCGGGCCAAACCAGGCCGACGTCTACAAGATCAACATCTGCAGCCCCATCGACTTCGCCGCCACCACCGTCGGCTACACCACGCTCGACACCCAACTCTACCTCTTCGACGAGAACGGCATGGGCGTCACCTTCAACGACGACGCCAGTTCTTCGCAGTCGCTCCTCACCAATCAGTTCGTCACCGAGCCGGGTAACTACTACCTCGCGATTAGCGAACTCGATCGCGATCCGTCTTCCGCGACCGGTCCAATCTGGCTCGATGATCCCTTCGACATCGAACGCGCGCCCGATGGCCCCGGGGCCGCGGGCGCGTTGAACTCATGGGCGTCGGACTTCTCGGGGTCGGGCGGCTCGTACATCATCCGCCTCTTCGGCACATGCTTCCCCACGACCACACCCGAGTGCGTCGCCGACGTCGACGATGGCAATGGCACGGGCACACCCGATGGGGCCGTCACGATCGACGACCTGCTCTACTACATCTCGATCTTTCAGCAGGGTGCCAGCAGCGCCGACGTGGACGACGGCACGGGCACGGGCGTCCACGATGGGGCCGTCACGATCGACGATCTGCTCTATTACCTCGTGCGATTCCAGGATGGATGCTGA